The Athalia rosae chromosome 7, iyAthRosa1.1, whole genome shotgun sequence genome window below encodes:
- the LOC105683887 gene encoding uncharacterized protein LOC105683887 isoform X2 produces MEGGLKQPSGSSGFTGGQDVTSENTRSVVEKNVLLARIHVPDLNVSKCLQFPKDQLVWDVKQQCLASLPKVATWYRELKESFNYGLFYPAVNGKAGKFLDEERPLGDYPFNGPVGYLELKYKKRVYKTLNLDEKQLKALHTRPNFRRLLHYVASGQGEKIEKMCEKGLDPNFQCPESGETPLTLAATLKEPAKVIIALVNGGALMDYRTKEGLTVMHKAVERNSLEAVQTLLALGSSPNYKDTKGLTPLYYSVIYKTDPMLCETLLHDHATIGAQDLHGWQEVHQACRNNLVQHLDHLLFYGADMNARNASGNTPLHVCAVNNTDSSCIRQLLFRGAQKDSLNYANQTPYQVAVIAGNMDLAEVIKNYQAEEVVPFKGPPRYNPKRRSMAFGGMTTSCSASNLGTLTRTPSNDQPNNTIGTHVTRTLSVDDYTPGSLTRIPYGDTRCGTAVGVARTPPSDDYNTGTLTRIPSMDRYNNGAMFSRVTSNEQYQAIGLAEMHKHNLITLPSMDQNIGTSRTEFGTLQRIPSDQHIGALARIQSDQPNLGTLTRTEQLNTLNRIPSEYQNPNSLRDPNTRYPSSEHYQNLRIEGLSRLQEHRIELQHRLDIHRTMDLPPSPSPSSRSLAPFSSASSSLSDGSNQPSGEDSASIVTDKSLGDTASDVISDSSGVGTSQSDTTNSLSIPGTTVVCVESYNSGINGHLTINQGDILEVTGATDCGLLEGVLRGQGTGLFPAHCIQEVRLRHTNIPLGPQTIREGRNRVLGRRESQHKYFATAPRLKKPVTSEPRTVVLHRSRKGFGFILRGARSNSQLMAQSPSATCPALQYLEKVDEGGVADIAGLRKGDYLIQINGEDVTTASHEHVVDLIQKSGELVRLCVVSPVVGLPNSQSAAALPISQPIQRQYATLPRKGSNNVVVGGTLGRSPAPMPPRRDPKTTLSVGRARARSMVAGLEGGGEKDDRDEITSTGAKSSSAESIHLPQQPSAGSNTGQNTPVQPRTASIRSRPTSSRITAAELEELFQRQQGSAATGQYGSSMMSSHFQTGQSTKSHPSSPAKTGRVYASVAEMKRKGKTNSKVRFFGGLGGGSDLHRDFHSTPDLNMQAQSYILVSKGHRSQEDVNALANRNALPPPNHPPPPPPIGQVIKVNIGASASDVVTPASVYDNIAHIQQVKELAAATPDSVYGVMSSFRPSNSAKLYASPEDAQTVGYRSRSLPAHSARPHVRKSHSLRTPNNSTFKPTGQSNSQLANNQYAQPLKTNRSHSSVGLRDRKKRGVASSLSATNLAAPPIPEPDYSLSESENDETDGESEIAKELERAAAREKLESAKETSGNSNTSTSSSGSSSIPHSFSVDEIQKVRTQLRSSKSYPNDFLLQQTQQLMEDGDNSSSGVSSDQDVPVGPPTGFDDSRNENNAHPVPTDKETNTKRMNYSSGMLTRHAVSLAQLPPPIEADAEEQNNDLFVPPPPEFTAGTSAGNGDELVFAPPPQFCDNRQQNRVKIVGAIPKVGNNNNNNNNNNNQVKPPSGRLHSQ; encoded by the exons GAACTCAAGGAAAGCTTCAACTATGGATTATTTTATCCCGCCGTGAATGGGAaagctggaaaatttttggacgaGGAACGTCCTCTCGGCGATTATCCGTTCAACGGACCCGTCGGATACCTCGAG CTCAAGTACAAGAAACGCGTTTACAAAACGTTGAACTTGGACGAGAAACAGCTCAAGGCGTTGCACACGAGACCGAATTTTCGAAGGTTGCTTCATTATGTGGCCAGCGGTCAAGGGGAGAAGATTGAGAAAATGTGCGAAAAAGGACTGGATCCGAATTTCCAGTGTCCAGAATCCGGTG AAACACCGTTGACACTGGCGGCCACTTTGAAAGAACCGGCGAAGGTGATCATCGCTCTGGTCAACGGAGGAGCCCTCATGGACTATCGGACCAAAGAAGGATTGACCGTCATGCACAAGGCGGTCGAAAGGAACAGTTTGGAGGCTGTGCAGACTCTTCTGGCGCTCGGGTCCAGTCCCAATTACAAGGACACCAAAGGTTTGACGCCTCTTTATTACAGCGTTATTTATAAAACCGATCCGATGCTCTGCGAAACGCTTCTTCACGATCACGCGACCATCGGCGCCCAAGATCTTCACGGATGGCAAGAGGTTCATCAG gcGTGTAGAAATAATTTGGTACAACATCTCGACCATCTTCTTTTCTACGGGGCCGACATGAACGCGAGAAATGCTTCGGGCAACACCCCGTTGCACGTCTGCGCCGTCAACAATACAGACTCCTCCTGCATTCGCCAACTTCTCTTCAGAGGTGCTCAAAAGGACAGCTTGAACTACGCGAATCAAACGCCTTATCAGGTCGCGGTTATCGCCGGTAACATGGACCTTGCAGaagttattaaaaattatcaggCCGAAGAAGTTG TACCGTTTAAAGGCCCTCCACGTTACAACCCTAAACGCCGATCTATGGCATTTGGCGGTATGACGACGAGCTGTTCTGCGAGCAATTTGGGAACGTTAACACGAACACCGTCCAACGATCAACCGAATAACACGATCGGTACTCACGTCACGAGAACATTGTCCGTCGATGATTATACCCCGGGAAGTTTAACGAGAATACCGTACGGCGATACGCGTTGCGGGACGGCGGTCGGCGTTGCTAGGACTCCACCGTCTGACGACTACAATACCGGGACTCTGACGAGAATACCGTCGATGGACCGGTACAACAACGGGGCGATGTTTTCCAGGGTAACGTCCAACGAACAATACCAAGCTATCGGTCTCGCTGAAATGCACAAGCACAACCTGATCACGTTGCCGTCCATGGACCAAAACATTGGTACGTCCAGAACAGAGTTTGGCACTCTTCAAAGGATACCGTCCGACCAGCACATAGGAGCTCTCGCTAGAATACAATCCGATCAACCCAATCTTGGCACCCTCACCAGAACCGAACAGTTGAATACCCTCAACCGGATACCGTCCGAATACCAGAACCCTAATAGCTTAAGAGATCCTAATACAAG ATATCCATCTTCGGAGCACTATCAAAACCTAAGAATTGAGGGCCTATCGAGGTTACAAGAACATAGGATCGAGTTACAACATCGTCTGGACATTCATCGGACGATGGACCTTCCCCCATCTCCGTCCCCAAGTAGTAGAAGTCTCGCCCCATTCAGCTCTGCTAGTTCTAGCCTGTCAGATGGCAGCAATCAACCCTCTGGTGAAGACTCGGCCAGCATAGTAACAG ACAAAAGCTTGGGCGACACAGCCTCCGATGTCATCAGCGACAGTTCCGGAGTTGGTACGTCGCAATCGGACACGacaaactctctttccatacCAGGAACGACCGTTGTTTGCGTCGAAAGTTACAACAGTGGGATTAACGGACATCTTACAATTAACCAAGGAGATATTTTAGAAG TTACGGGAGCCACAGATTGTGGATTGCTGGAAGGAGTCCTCAGAGGTCAAGGGACGGGCCTCTTTCCAGCTCATTGTATACAAGAAGTTAGACTGAGGCATACGAACATTCCGTTGGGACCGCAAACTATCAGAGAAGGGCGGAATCGAGTATTGGGACGTAGAGAATCGCAACATAAATACTTTGCCACAGCCCCGCGACTAAAGAAGCC CGTGACATCGGAACCCCGCACGGTCGTGTTACACAGATCGAGGAAAGGTTTTGGATTTATATTGAGAGGCGCGAGGTCGAATTCACAACTGATGGCACAGAGTCCATCGGCTACATGTCCAGCTCTGCAGTATCTGGAAAAAGTGGACGAAGGAGGCGTCGCGGATATCGCTGGTCTCAGAAAAGGCGATTATCTGATTCAG ATAAATGGGGAAGACGTAACAACAGCGTCGCACGAGCACGTCGTGGATTTGATTCAGAAATCTGGCGAACTGGTTCGATTATGCGTCGTCTCCCCGGTAGTGGGCCTTCCTAATTCTCAGTCAGCAGCGGCATTGCCTATCAGTCAACCGATTCAGAGGCAGTACGCAACATTGCCACGAAAAGGGAGTaacaacgtcgtcgtcggcggtACCCTAGGCAGATCGCCAGCACCGATGCCACCCAGGAGAGATCCCAAAACTACTCTGAGCGTTGGGAGGGCAAGGGCTCGTTCGATGGTCGCCGGACTGG AGGGCGGTGGCGAAAAAGATGACAGGGACGAAATAACGTCAACCGGGGCAAAATCAAGCAGTGCGGAATCGATTCATCTGCCGCAACAACCATCGGCGGGATCGAACACTGGTCAGAATACGCCTGTTCAACCGAGAACGGCGAGCATTCGTTCCAGGCCTACGTCAAGTCGTATCACAGCTGCCGAACTCGAG GAGTTGTTCCAGCGACAACAAGGCAGCGCAGCAACTGGTCAGTATGGATCATCAATGATGAGCTCCCATTTCCAAACTGGCCAGTCGACTAAATCTCACCCTTCGTCACCAGCAAAAACTGGTCGTGTTTATGCCAGTGTAGCGGAAATGAAAAGGAAGGGCAAG ACGAATTCAAAGGTACGCTTTTTCGGAGGACTCGGAGGTGGATCTGATCTTCACAGAGACTTTCATAGCACACCAGATTTGAACATGCAAGCTCAATCATATATTCTGGTATCGAAAGGTCATCGAAGTCAAGAAGACGTGAACGCACTCGCCAACAGAAATGCTCTACCTCCGCCAAATCACccaccgccaccacctccCATAGGTCAGGTCATCAAAGTCAATATCGGTGCCAGCGCGTCCGACGTAGTCACACCGGCGTCGGTTTACGACAACATCGCTCATATACAACAAGTTAAAG AACTGGCAGCAGCAACACCGGACTCGGTATACGGCGTGATGTCGAGCTTTCGACCATCGAACAGTGCCAAACTCTACGCGTCGCCGGAGGATGCTCAGACGGTTGGTTATCGCTCCCGTAGTTTGCCGGCACACTCGGCAAGGCCTCACGTTAGAAAATCGCACAGTTTAAGGACACCGAACAATTCCACGTTCAAGCCAACCGGGCAAAGTAACAGTCAATTGGCCAACAACCAATACGCTCAGCCTTTGAAGACTAACAGGAGTCACAGTAGCGTCGGTCTCAGAGACAGAAAGAAGAGAGGAGTGGCGTCGAGTTTATCAGCCACGAATTTGGCAGCTCCACCCATACCGGAACCAGATTACAGCCTCTCCGAATCCGAAAATGACGAGACCGACGGTGAGTCAGAAATTGCTAAGGAATTGGAGAGGGCGGCAGCTAGAGAGAAATTGGAATCCGCCAAAGAAACATCGGGAAATTCGAACACCTCGACCAGTTCCTCCGGGAGCAGTTCGATACCCCATTCGTTCAGCgttgatgaaattcaaaaggtcAGGACGCAGCTTAGGTCGTCTAAGAGTTATCCTAATGACTTTTTATTGCAACAGACGCAACAGCTCATGGAAGACGGAGACAACAGTTCTAGCGGCGTGAGCTCCGATCAAGATGTACCGGTTGGACCACCGACTGGTTTCGACGACTCCCGAAACGAAAACAACGCTCACCCTGTGCCAACGGATAAGGAAACTAATACAAAAAGAATGAATTACAGCAGCGGAATGTTGACAAGACACGCTGTTAGCCTAGCCCAATTACCACCTCCCATTGAAGCCGATGCCGAAgaacaaaataatgatttgTTCGTTCCGCCTCCGCCGGAATTCACTGCGGGTACGTCGGCCGGTAACGGGGATGAATTGGTATTCGCACCACCGCCACAGTTTTGTGATAACAGACAGCAGAATCGAGTGAAAATTGTCGGAGCTATTCCTAAAgttggaaataataataataataataataataataataatcaagtgAAACCGCCCAGTGGAAGATTACACAGCCAGTGA
- the LOC105683887 gene encoding uncharacterized protein LOC105683887 isoform X3: protein MEGGLKQPSGSSGFTGGQDVTSENTRSVVEKNVLLARIHVPDLNVSKCLQFPKDQLVWDVKQQCLASLPKELKESFNYGLFYPAVNGKAGKFLDEERPLGDYPFNGPVGYLELKYKKRVYKTLNLDEKQLKALHTRPNFRRLLHYVASGQGEKIEKMCEKGLDPNFQCPESGETPLTLAATLKEPAKVIIALVNGGALMDYRTKEGLTVMHKAVERNSLEAVQTLLALGSSPNYKDTKGLTPLYYSVIYKTDPMLCETLLHDHATIGAQDLHGWQEVHQACRNNLVQHLDHLLFYGADMNARNASGNTPLHVCAVNNTDSSCIRQLLFRGAQKDSLNYANQTPYQVAVIAGNMDLAEVIKNYQAEEVVPFKGPPRYNPKRRSMAFGGMTTSCSASNLGTLTRTPSNDQPNNTIGTHVTRTLSVDDYTPGSLTRIPYGDTRCGTAVGVARTPPSDDYNTGTLTRIPSMDRYNNGAMFSRVTSNEQYQAIGLAEMHKHNLITLPSMDQNIGTSRTEFGTLQRIPSDQHIGALARIQSDQPNLGTLTRTEQLNTLNRIPSEYQNPNSLRDPNTRYPSSEHYQNLRIEGLSRLQEHRIELQHRLDIHRTMDLPPSPSPSSRSLAPFSSASSSLSDGSNQPSGEDSASIVTDKSLGDTASDVISDSSGVGTSQSDTTNSLSIPGTTVVCVESYNSGINGHLTINQGDILEVTGATDCGLLEGVLRGQGTGLFPAHCIQEVRLRHTNIPLGPQTIREGRNRVLGRRESQHKYFATAPRLKKPVTSEPRTVVLHRSRKGFGFILRGARSNSQLMAQSPSATCPALQYLEKVDEGGVADIAGLRKGDYLIQINGEDVTTASHEHVVDLIQKSGELVRLCVVSPVVGLPNSQSAAALPISQPIQRQYATLPRKGSNNVVVGGTLGRSPAPMPPRRDPKTTLSVGRARARSMVAGLEGGGEKDDRDEITSTGAKSSSAESIHLPQQPSAGSNTGQNTPVQPRTASIRSRPTSSRITAAELEELFQRQQGSAATGQYGSSMMSSHFQTGQSTKSHPSSPAKTGRVYASVAEMKRKGKTNSKVRFFGGLGGGSDLHRDFHSTPDLNMQAQSYILVSKGHRSQEDVNALANRNALPPPNHPPPPPPIGQVIKVNIGASASDVVTPASVYDNIAHIQQVKELAAATPDSVYGVMSSFRPSNSAKLYASPEDAQTVGYRSRSLPAHSARPHVRKSHSLRTPNNSTFKPTGQSNSQLANNQYAQPLKTNRSHSSVGLRDRKKRGVASSLSATNLAAPPIPEPDYSLSESENDETDGESEIAKELERAAAREKLESAKETSGNSNTSTSSSGSSSIPHSFSVDEIQKVRTQLRSSKSYPNDFLLQQTQQLMEDGDNSSSGVSSDQDVPVGPPTGFDDSRNENNAHPVPTDKETNTKRMNYSSGMLTRHAVSLAQLPPPIEADAEEQNNDLFVPPPPEFTAGTSAGNGDELVFAPPPQFCDNRQQNRVKIVGAIPKVGNNNNNNNNNNNQVKPPSGRLHSQ from the exons GAACTCAAGGAAAGCTTCAACTATGGATTATTTTATCCCGCCGTGAATGGGAaagctggaaaatttttggacgaGGAACGTCCTCTCGGCGATTATCCGTTCAACGGACCCGTCGGATACCTCGAG CTCAAGTACAAGAAACGCGTTTACAAAACGTTGAACTTGGACGAGAAACAGCTCAAGGCGTTGCACACGAGACCGAATTTTCGAAGGTTGCTTCATTATGTGGCCAGCGGTCAAGGGGAGAAGATTGAGAAAATGTGCGAAAAAGGACTGGATCCGAATTTCCAGTGTCCAGAATCCGGTG AAACACCGTTGACACTGGCGGCCACTTTGAAAGAACCGGCGAAGGTGATCATCGCTCTGGTCAACGGAGGAGCCCTCATGGACTATCGGACCAAAGAAGGATTGACCGTCATGCACAAGGCGGTCGAAAGGAACAGTTTGGAGGCTGTGCAGACTCTTCTGGCGCTCGGGTCCAGTCCCAATTACAAGGACACCAAAGGTTTGACGCCTCTTTATTACAGCGTTATTTATAAAACCGATCCGATGCTCTGCGAAACGCTTCTTCACGATCACGCGACCATCGGCGCCCAAGATCTTCACGGATGGCAAGAGGTTCATCAG gcGTGTAGAAATAATTTGGTACAACATCTCGACCATCTTCTTTTCTACGGGGCCGACATGAACGCGAGAAATGCTTCGGGCAACACCCCGTTGCACGTCTGCGCCGTCAACAATACAGACTCCTCCTGCATTCGCCAACTTCTCTTCAGAGGTGCTCAAAAGGACAGCTTGAACTACGCGAATCAAACGCCTTATCAGGTCGCGGTTATCGCCGGTAACATGGACCTTGCAGaagttattaaaaattatcaggCCGAAGAAGTTG TACCGTTTAAAGGCCCTCCACGTTACAACCCTAAACGCCGATCTATGGCATTTGGCGGTATGACGACGAGCTGTTCTGCGAGCAATTTGGGAACGTTAACACGAACACCGTCCAACGATCAACCGAATAACACGATCGGTACTCACGTCACGAGAACATTGTCCGTCGATGATTATACCCCGGGAAGTTTAACGAGAATACCGTACGGCGATACGCGTTGCGGGACGGCGGTCGGCGTTGCTAGGACTCCACCGTCTGACGACTACAATACCGGGACTCTGACGAGAATACCGTCGATGGACCGGTACAACAACGGGGCGATGTTTTCCAGGGTAACGTCCAACGAACAATACCAAGCTATCGGTCTCGCTGAAATGCACAAGCACAACCTGATCACGTTGCCGTCCATGGACCAAAACATTGGTACGTCCAGAACAGAGTTTGGCACTCTTCAAAGGATACCGTCCGACCAGCACATAGGAGCTCTCGCTAGAATACAATCCGATCAACCCAATCTTGGCACCCTCACCAGAACCGAACAGTTGAATACCCTCAACCGGATACCGTCCGAATACCAGAACCCTAATAGCTTAAGAGATCCTAATACAAG ATATCCATCTTCGGAGCACTATCAAAACCTAAGAATTGAGGGCCTATCGAGGTTACAAGAACATAGGATCGAGTTACAACATCGTCTGGACATTCATCGGACGATGGACCTTCCCCCATCTCCGTCCCCAAGTAGTAGAAGTCTCGCCCCATTCAGCTCTGCTAGTTCTAGCCTGTCAGATGGCAGCAATCAACCCTCTGGTGAAGACTCGGCCAGCATAGTAACAG ACAAAAGCTTGGGCGACACAGCCTCCGATGTCATCAGCGACAGTTCCGGAGTTGGTACGTCGCAATCGGACACGacaaactctctttccatacCAGGAACGACCGTTGTTTGCGTCGAAAGTTACAACAGTGGGATTAACGGACATCTTACAATTAACCAAGGAGATATTTTAGAAG TTACGGGAGCCACAGATTGTGGATTGCTGGAAGGAGTCCTCAGAGGTCAAGGGACGGGCCTCTTTCCAGCTCATTGTATACAAGAAGTTAGACTGAGGCATACGAACATTCCGTTGGGACCGCAAACTATCAGAGAAGGGCGGAATCGAGTATTGGGACGTAGAGAATCGCAACATAAATACTTTGCCACAGCCCCGCGACTAAAGAAGCC CGTGACATCGGAACCCCGCACGGTCGTGTTACACAGATCGAGGAAAGGTTTTGGATTTATATTGAGAGGCGCGAGGTCGAATTCACAACTGATGGCACAGAGTCCATCGGCTACATGTCCAGCTCTGCAGTATCTGGAAAAAGTGGACGAAGGAGGCGTCGCGGATATCGCTGGTCTCAGAAAAGGCGATTATCTGATTCAG ATAAATGGGGAAGACGTAACAACAGCGTCGCACGAGCACGTCGTGGATTTGATTCAGAAATCTGGCGAACTGGTTCGATTATGCGTCGTCTCCCCGGTAGTGGGCCTTCCTAATTCTCAGTCAGCAGCGGCATTGCCTATCAGTCAACCGATTCAGAGGCAGTACGCAACATTGCCACGAAAAGGGAGTaacaacgtcgtcgtcggcggtACCCTAGGCAGATCGCCAGCACCGATGCCACCCAGGAGAGATCCCAAAACTACTCTGAGCGTTGGGAGGGCAAGGGCTCGTTCGATGGTCGCCGGACTGG AGGGCGGTGGCGAAAAAGATGACAGGGACGAAATAACGTCAACCGGGGCAAAATCAAGCAGTGCGGAATCGATTCATCTGCCGCAACAACCATCGGCGGGATCGAACACTGGTCAGAATACGCCTGTTCAACCGAGAACGGCGAGCATTCGTTCCAGGCCTACGTCAAGTCGTATCACAGCTGCCGAACTCGAG GAGTTGTTCCAGCGACAACAAGGCAGCGCAGCAACTGGTCAGTATGGATCATCAATGATGAGCTCCCATTTCCAAACTGGCCAGTCGACTAAATCTCACCCTTCGTCACCAGCAAAAACTGGTCGTGTTTATGCCAGTGTAGCGGAAATGAAAAGGAAGGGCAAG ACGAATTCAAAGGTACGCTTTTTCGGAGGACTCGGAGGTGGATCTGATCTTCACAGAGACTTTCATAGCACACCAGATTTGAACATGCAAGCTCAATCATATATTCTGGTATCGAAAGGTCATCGAAGTCAAGAAGACGTGAACGCACTCGCCAACAGAAATGCTCTACCTCCGCCAAATCACccaccgccaccacctccCATAGGTCAGGTCATCAAAGTCAATATCGGTGCCAGCGCGTCCGACGTAGTCACACCGGCGTCGGTTTACGACAACATCGCTCATATACAACAAGTTAAAG AACTGGCAGCAGCAACACCGGACTCGGTATACGGCGTGATGTCGAGCTTTCGACCATCGAACAGTGCCAAACTCTACGCGTCGCCGGAGGATGCTCAGACGGTTGGTTATCGCTCCCGTAGTTTGCCGGCACACTCGGCAAGGCCTCACGTTAGAAAATCGCACAGTTTAAGGACACCGAACAATTCCACGTTCAAGCCAACCGGGCAAAGTAACAGTCAATTGGCCAACAACCAATACGCTCAGCCTTTGAAGACTAACAGGAGTCACAGTAGCGTCGGTCTCAGAGACAGAAAGAAGAGAGGAGTGGCGTCGAGTTTATCAGCCACGAATTTGGCAGCTCCACCCATACCGGAACCAGATTACAGCCTCTCCGAATCCGAAAATGACGAGACCGACGGTGAGTCAGAAATTGCTAAGGAATTGGAGAGGGCGGCAGCTAGAGAGAAATTGGAATCCGCCAAAGAAACATCGGGAAATTCGAACACCTCGACCAGTTCCTCCGGGAGCAGTTCGATACCCCATTCGTTCAGCgttgatgaaattcaaaaggtcAGGACGCAGCTTAGGTCGTCTAAGAGTTATCCTAATGACTTTTTATTGCAACAGACGCAACAGCTCATGGAAGACGGAGACAACAGTTCTAGCGGCGTGAGCTCCGATCAAGATGTACCGGTTGGACCACCGACTGGTTTCGACGACTCCCGAAACGAAAACAACGCTCACCCTGTGCCAACGGATAAGGAAACTAATACAAAAAGAATGAATTACAGCAGCGGAATGTTGACAAGACACGCTGTTAGCCTAGCCCAATTACCACCTCCCATTGAAGCCGATGCCGAAgaacaaaataatgatttgTTCGTTCCGCCTCCGCCGGAATTCACTGCGGGTACGTCGGCCGGTAACGGGGATGAATTGGTATTCGCACCACCGCCACAGTTTTGTGATAACAGACAGCAGAATCGAGTGAAAATTGTCGGAGCTATTCCTAAAgttggaaataataataataataataataataataataatcaagtgAAACCGCCCAGTGGAAGATTACACAGCCAGTGA